The proteins below come from a single Natrinema sp. SYSU A 869 genomic window:
- the nikR gene encoding nickel-responsive transcriptional regulator NikR gives MAVVSVSMPDELLARLDQFAEEHGYTGRSEVVREASRNLLGEFEDTRLEERDLMGIVTVLFDYETTSVEEQMMHLRHEHEDLVASNFHSHVGDHYCMELFVLEGELEDISTFVGKIRATKDALTVDYSVMPVDSFDPLAQG, from the coding sequence ATGGCAGTCGTCAGCGTCTCGATGCCGGACGAACTCCTCGCGCGGCTCGATCAGTTCGCCGAGGAGCACGGCTACACCGGTCGGAGCGAAGTCGTCAGGGAAGCCTCGCGGAACCTGCTCGGGGAGTTCGAGGATACTCGACTCGAGGAGCGGGATCTGATGGGAATCGTCACCGTGTTGTTCGACTACGAGACCACGAGCGTCGAAGAGCAGATGATGCACCTGCGCCACGAACACGAGGACCTCGTCGCCTCGAACTTCCACAGTCACGTCGGCGACCACTACTGCATGGAGTTGTTCGTCCTCGAGGGCGAACTCGAGGATATCTCGACGTTCGTCGGCAAGATCAGGGCGACCAAGGACGCGCTGACCGTTGATTACTCCGTCATGCCGGTCGATAGTTTCGATCCGCTCGCACAGGGATAG
- a CDS encoding PQQ-binding-like beta-propeller repeat protein — protein sequence MRRRTILATIGAVTSGVGGGCLELTRTDSSDPNQATAETDDGIAEGTWPQVAYDARNTRHTPDARGPRNGADVAWTALGDRPVYPPVVDDALYLTEAWTDGAALAVAGNGEIQWAIDDLPPMRWAPALHGDRLLVVTRETGNVVRLHALDTATGDQAWVREDGITASSGERPPTGPTVRDGSVYLGSNRGVIACEASTGDLEWTAVLGEHVVETDNGPTWRTDWATPAVTADRVFTFDTNDGHRETRDVYAVDRATGDHEWTAELAVEDGWSLEGHVVAGRDRIFVSALDPHVSMGVDDTDWSGTERLFALDAATGAVEWEWELPRKTLSPPAYADGTLYVGEWYPDADTGRLHAVDATDGSVTWTYRTENDGVRSPTVAGDTVYVAQGEGLAAVAVTDGSRRWRLRIGSRVGSPVVVGDTLYAHTNPDHDTESRLLAVRES from the coding sequence ATGCGCCGCCGAACGATCCTCGCGACGATCGGTGCCGTCACGTCGGGCGTAGGAGGCGGCTGTCTCGAGCTGACGCGTACCGACTCCAGCGACCCGAACCAAGCGACCGCCGAAACTGACGACGGTATCGCCGAGGGAACGTGGCCGCAAGTCGCCTACGACGCTCGAAACACCCGTCACACGCCGGACGCGCGCGGCCCCCGCAACGGTGCTGACGTCGCCTGGACGGCGCTCGGCGATCGACCGGTGTATCCGCCGGTCGTCGACGATGCTCTCTACCTGACCGAGGCCTGGACCGACGGGGCTGCGTTGGCAGTGGCGGGGAACGGCGAGATTCAGTGGGCTATCGACGACCTGCCGCCGATGCGCTGGGCACCGGCGCTCCACGGGGATCGACTGCTCGTGGTCACGCGCGAGACGGGGAATGTGGTCCGCCTCCATGCGCTGGATACCGCGACCGGCGATCAGGCGTGGGTCCGCGAAGACGGAATCACCGCCTCTAGCGGTGAGCGACCCCCAACCGGACCAACCGTCCGCGACGGGTCCGTCTATCTCGGGTCGAATCGAGGGGTGATCGCGTGCGAGGCGTCGACGGGGGACCTCGAGTGGACGGCCGTGCTCGGCGAGCACGTCGTCGAAACCGATAACGGGCCGACGTGGCGGACCGACTGGGCGACGCCGGCGGTCACTGCCGATCGAGTGTTCACGTTCGATACGAACGACGGACATCGGGAAACGCGAGACGTCTACGCCGTCGACCGCGCGACCGGTGACCACGAGTGGACCGCCGAGTTGGCGGTCGAAGACGGCTGGTCGCTCGAGGGACACGTCGTCGCCGGCCGCGACCGCATTTTCGTGTCGGCACTGGACCCGCACGTCTCAATGGGAGTCGACGATACCGACTGGTCGGGGACCGAGCGGCTGTTTGCGCTGGACGCGGCGACCGGTGCCGTCGAGTGGGAGTGGGAGCTACCCCGGAAGACGCTCAGCCCGCCGGCGTACGCGGACGGGACGCTGTACGTAGGGGAGTGGTATCCCGACGCCGATACCGGTCGCTTACATGCCGTCGATGCGACTGACGGAAGCGTTACCTGGACGTACCGAACCGAGAACGACGGCGTCCGCTCACCAACCGTCGCTGGCGACACCGTCTACGTCGCGCAGGGCGAGGGACTCGCGGCCGTGGCGGTCACCGATGGGAGTCGACGATGGCGATTACGGATCGGTTCGCGTGTCGGTTCACCCGTCGTCGTCGGCGACACCCTATACGCCCACACGAACCCCGATCACGACACCGAGAGCCGACTGCTTGCAGTCCGTGAATCGTAA
- the dpsA gene encoding DNA starvation/stationary phase protection protein DpsA yields the protein MSTQKTVRQSADSVEENALRLEQDKAEQIVDALNTELANSYVLYHQLKKHHWVVEGAEFLPLHEFLEEAYEHVEEGADIIAERAQALGGVPVSGPSNQEERATVEFEGEDVYDVRTMFENDLEMYGDIIESMRDSIELAENLGDHATAEILREILVELEDDGHHFEHYLEDDTLVLEDATH from the coding sequence ATGAGCACCCAAAAAACCGTCCGCCAATCGGCTGACAGTGTCGAGGAGAACGCGCTTCGCCTCGAGCAGGACAAGGCCGAGCAGATCGTCGACGCACTGAACACGGAACTGGCCAACTCGTACGTGCTCTACCACCAGCTGAAGAAACACCACTGGGTCGTCGAGGGTGCGGAGTTCCTGCCCCTCCACGAGTTCCTCGAGGAGGCCTACGAACACGTCGAGGAAGGGGCCGACATCATCGCCGAGCGCGCCCAGGCACTTGGCGGTGTCCCGGTCTCCGGCCCGTCGAACCAAGAAGAGCGTGCGACCGTCGAGTTCGAGGGCGAGGACGTCTACGACGTCCGCACGATGTTCGAAAACGACCTCGAGATGTACGGCGACATCATCGAGTCGATGCGCGACAGCATCGAACTCGCGGAGAACCTCGGCGACCACGCGACCGCCGAGATCCTGCGCGAGATCCTCGTCGAACTCGAGGACGACGGTCACCACTTCGAACACTACCTCGAGGATGACACGCTGGTGCTCGAGGACGCGACTCACTGA
- a CDS encoding metalloprotease, translated as MSYRTTQQSDPELRFSDTEIRDLSIAWLTLSVAFALLFAPVHRGGSVSTFVTMVGLSLVTVGVAFLLHEVAHKVVAIEHGQIAEFRADYQMLFLAIMGALVGFLFAAPGAVYHRGRVTQRENGLIALAGPVTNLLLALLFLPLMIFPEPFGTIGQMGIWINLFLAAFNMIPFGPLDGKSVLEWHKGIFAIVFVPTVLLAAYVVLFVGPFG; from the coding sequence ATGAGCTATCGCACCACCCAGCAGTCCGATCCCGAACTGCGCTTTAGCGACACGGAGATCCGAGATCTCTCGATCGCATGGCTCACGCTCAGCGTCGCGTTCGCGCTATTGTTCGCGCCGGTCCATCGCGGCGGAAGCGTCAGCACGTTCGTCACGATGGTCGGGCTGAGCCTCGTGACCGTCGGCGTCGCGTTCCTCCTCCATGAGGTCGCACACAAGGTCGTCGCGATCGAACACGGCCAGATAGCCGAGTTCCGGGCCGACTATCAGATGCTCTTCCTGGCGATCATGGGAGCACTCGTCGGCTTCCTCTTCGCCGCGCCCGGGGCCGTCTACCACCGCGGACGGGTGACCCAACGCGAGAACGGCCTGATCGCGCTCGCAGGCCCAGTGACGAACCTCCTGTTAGCGCTGCTCTTCCTCCCGCTGATGATCTTCCCCGAGCCGTTCGGGACGATCGGTCAGATGGGGATCTGGATCAATCTCTTCCTGGCCGCGTTCAACATGATCCCCTTTGGCCCACTTGACGGCAAGTCAGTCCTCGAGTGGCATAAGGGGATTTTCGCTATCGTCTTCGTCCCAACAGTGCTGCTCGCGGCGTACGTGGTCCTGTTCGTCGGGCCGTTCGGCTAG
- a CDS encoding carbohydrate kinase — MSREVLVAGETLIDWVPERPGPLEDVGGFERRPGGAPANVAVGLARLERSPLFWTRVGADSFGRYLERTLADHGLPDRFVERDGDAKTTLAFVSHDESGDREFTFYRDGTADTRLESERVDDETLAGCEWVHAGGVTLASGPARAATLDLLERAAAADCTVSFDPNFRPELWADAEAFASVVGDALAHVDVCIATVAELEALGFSGETPTAIARATVDASGVHTVFVTRGGEGAVTVAADDAPWPAAAVTHPGFAVETVDTTGAGDAFVAGTITALREGRGLEESVAVANAVAAMATTDSGAMAALPTREAVDELLERESD, encoded by the coding sequence ATGTCTCGCGAAGTGCTCGTCGCCGGCGAAACGCTGATCGACTGGGTTCCCGAGCGCCCGGGGCCGCTCGAGGACGTGGGTGGATTCGAGCGCCGCCCCGGCGGTGCGCCAGCGAACGTCGCTGTCGGGCTCGCTCGCCTCGAGCGGTCGCCGCTGTTCTGGACTCGCGTCGGTGCGGACTCGTTCGGGCGGTACCTCGAGCGAACCCTCGCCGATCACGGCCTTCCCGACCGGTTCGTCGAACGCGACGGGGACGCAAAGACGACGCTCGCGTTCGTCTCCCACGACGAGAGCGGCGACCGCGAGTTCACCTTCTATCGGGACGGGACCGCCGACACGCGCCTCGAGTCCGAGCGGGTCGACGATGAGACGCTGGCCGGCTGTGAGTGGGTCCACGCGGGCGGCGTAACGCTGGCGAGTGGGCCAGCTCGCGCGGCGACGCTGGACCTACTCGAGCGGGCCGCGGCTGCGGACTGTACGGTCTCGTTCGATCCAAACTTCCGGCCCGAGCTGTGGGCCGACGCCGAGGCGTTCGCGAGCGTGGTCGGCGACGCGCTCGCACACGTCGACGTCTGTATCGCGACAGTCGCGGAACTCGAGGCGCTCGGGTTCAGTGGCGAGACCCCGACGGCGATCGCTCGAGCGACGGTCGACGCGAGCGGGGTCCACACCGTCTTCGTCACGCGTGGCGGGGAAGGTGCCGTCACGGTCGCGGCCGACGACGCGCCGTGGCCCGCGGCCGCGGTGACCCATCCCGGCTTCGCGGTCGAGACCGTCGATACGACGGGTGCCGGTGACGCCTTCGTCGCCGGAACGATCACCGCTCTCCGAGAGGGACGAGGGCTCGAGGAATCGGTGGCCGTCGCGAACGCGGTCGCGGCGATGGCAACGACCGACTCGGGTGCGATGGCGGCGCTGCCGACTCGCGAGGCAGTGGACGAACTGCTCGAGCGGGAGTCGGACTGA
- a CDS encoding aldehyde dehydrogenase family protein codes for MATRIAQRRERIYVDGEWLETENVLSVSDLAEGGTFAQVAAASPTEARTALAAAHEIKPELRETTVVERAEWCETIADGLREREEELAEVIVREAGKPISSARGEVGQAAERFDRAAEEARNIVSKGEYREGSTAGHEGWQAIVKHEPIGAVLCITPYNYPLATTALQVAPALAAGNSVLLKPASKTPISAAILADVIADVDGIPDGAFNFVPGEASEIGDFLSGDDRINAIAMTGSSGAGKHVARESGMVNLHMELGGNAPAVVFDDADLTDVAGNCAKGSFKYAGQRCSAISRVLAHESVHDDLVDLIDGQMDAWQAGDLFEEDTAFGPLISEDQADWVETLVEDAVDKGAEIVRGGERRAPDGVPDELANQFFEPTLLANVPRDARIVDEEQFGPIAAITTFEDEDEALEIANSSDLALDAAVFTNDYKRAMRMANRIDAGAVRINGAPSHGMGDVPFGGNKDSGIGREGLDASIHAMMREKSIIL; via the coding sequence ATGGCAACGAGAATCGCACAGCGGCGGGAGCGGATCTACGTCGACGGCGAATGGCTCGAGACCGAGAACGTGCTGTCAGTCTCGGACCTCGCTGAGGGCGGGACGTTCGCACAGGTAGCCGCTGCGAGTCCGACGGAGGCCCGAACTGCACTGGCCGCTGCCCACGAGATCAAACCAGAGCTGCGGGAGACGACAGTCGTGGAGCGAGCCGAGTGGTGTGAGACGATCGCCGACGGACTCCGCGAGCGCGAAGAAGAGCTCGCGGAAGTCATCGTCCGGGAAGCCGGCAAACCGATCTCGTCGGCTCGTGGCGAGGTCGGCCAGGCGGCCGAGCGCTTCGATCGGGCGGCCGAGGAGGCACGCAACATCGTCAGCAAGGGCGAGTACCGCGAAGGGTCGACGGCCGGCCACGAGGGCTGGCAGGCGATCGTCAAACACGAGCCGATCGGCGCGGTGTTGTGTATCACGCCGTACAACTACCCGCTCGCCACGACGGCGCTGCAGGTCGCACCCGCGCTCGCAGCCGGTAACAGCGTTCTGCTGAAGCCAGCGAGCAAGACGCCCATTTCGGCGGCGATCCTTGCCGACGTCATCGCCGATGTCGACGGGATTCCTGACGGCGCATTCAACTTCGTCCCTGGCGAAGCCAGCGAGATCGGCGATTTCCTGTCCGGAGACGACCGGATCAACGCGATCGCGATGACTGGTTCCTCGGGCGCGGGCAAACACGTTGCCCGCGAGAGTGGCATGGTCAACCTGCACATGGAACTGGGCGGGAACGCCCCGGCCGTCGTCTTCGACGACGCCGACCTCACGGACGTTGCGGGCAACTGCGCTAAAGGATCGTTCAAGTACGCCGGCCAGCGTTGCTCGGCCATCTCGCGCGTGCTTGCCCACGAGTCGGTCCACGACGACCTCGTTGACCTGATCGACGGCCAGATGGACGCTTGGCAGGCAGGCGACCTCTTCGAGGAAGACACTGCCTTCGGCCCACTGATCAGCGAGGATCAGGCCGATTGGGTCGAGACACTCGTCGAGGACGCCGTCGACAAGGGCGCAGAGATCGTTCGGGGCGGGGAACGGCGCGCTCCGGATGGCGTCCCAGACGAACTCGCCAATCAGTTCTTCGAGCCGACGCTGCTCGCGAACGTCCCCCGCGACGCTCGCATCGTGGACGAAGAGCAGTTCGGACCCATCGCTGCGATCACGACCTTCGAAGACGAGGACGAAGCCCTCGAGATCGCGAACAGTTCGGACCTCGCGCTCGATGCGGCGGTCTTCACGAACGACTACAAGCGTGCGATGCGGATGGCGAACCGCATCGATGCCGGCGCGGTCCGGATCAACGGCGCGCCGAGCCACGGGATGGGCGACGTTCCGTTCGGCGGCAACAAGGACTCAGGGATCGGTCGCGAGGGTCTCGACGCCTCGATCCACGCGATGATGCGCGAAAAGAGCATTATTCTGTAA
- a CDS encoding macro domain-containing protein — protein MEYDVIQGDIAAQSADALVNAAGTSLRMGSGVAGALRRGAGEEINEEAMETGPVDLGAVAVTDAYDLEADYVIHAAAMPHYGVHETPTESREPTRTGGSDDDSEATAESIRDATRNALEKADDLRCRSLVVPALGCGVAGFDLAAGAAIIGEELEQYEPETLEDVQFIANSDEEYDTIRAATGKSE, from the coding sequence ATGGAATACGACGTCATCCAGGGCGACATCGCCGCACAGTCCGCCGACGCGCTCGTCAACGCGGCCGGCACCAGCCTCCGGATGGGGTCCGGCGTCGCCGGCGCGCTCCGCCGCGGTGCGGGCGAGGAGATCAACGAGGAAGCGATGGAAACAGGACCGGTCGACCTCGGCGCGGTCGCGGTCACCGACGCCTACGATCTCGAGGCTGACTACGTTATTCACGCCGCGGCGATGCCCCATTACGGCGTTCACGAGACTCCGACGGAGTCTCGTGAGCCAACCAGAACCGGTGGTTCTGATGACGACAGCGAAGCAACCGCGGAAAGCATTCGGGATGCGACTCGAAACGCGCTCGAGAAAGCCGACGACCTCCGCTGTCGCTCGCTTGTCGTTCCGGCACTGGGCTGTGGGGTCGCCGGCTTCGACCTCGCGGCGGGGGCCGCGATCATCGGCGAGGAACTCGAGCAGTACGAGCCCGAGACGCTCGAGGATGTCCAGTTCATCGCCAACAGCGACGAGGAGTACGACACGATTCGAGCGGCGACCGGCAAATCCGAGTAG
- a CDS encoding acyl-CoA thioesterase gives MTALRETVIENREMVQPNHANTLDVAHGGNVMKWMDEVGAMSAMRFSGEMCVTARVNQMNFERPIPVGDTAYITAYVYDAGTSSVKVRLIAERENLRTRERERTTESYFVYVAIDDDNTPTTVPELTVDTEEGERLRREALEDSLGRAD, from the coding sequence ATGACGGCCCTTCGGGAAACGGTAATCGAGAACCGGGAGATGGTGCAGCCGAATCACGCCAACACCCTCGACGTCGCTCACGGCGGCAACGTGATGAAATGGATGGATGAGGTGGGAGCGATGTCAGCCATGCGATTTTCCGGCGAGATGTGTGTCACTGCGCGAGTCAATCAGATGAACTTCGAGCGGCCGATTCCTGTCGGTGACACGGCTTATATTACCGCCTACGTGTACGACGCGGGCACCTCGAGCGTGAAGGTCCGGCTAATCGCCGAGCGCGAGAACCTGCGGACCAGGGAGCGCGAACGGACCACCGAGTCGTACTTCGTCTACGTCGCAATTGACGATGATAACACGCCGACGACGGTTCCCGAGTTGACCGTCGATACGGAGGAAGGTGAACGGCTTCGACGGGAGGCGCTCGAGGACTCTCTGGGAAGAGCCGATTGA
- a CDS encoding TraB/GumN family protein, translating into MSDAGEADVPEPPAPPERERGSVEVLGTAHVSQASVDEVRETIDQEDPDVVAVELDEGRYRQMKGGTPDDIEAGDLLSGNTVFQFLAYWMLSYVQSRLGDQFDIEPGADMRAAIDAAEANDNGVALVDRDIQTTIQRFWSGLTLTEKLKMVGGLALGITDPRTLGLTFGAVGGAFLGFIVAAFLAPVLGFGDLLLVGITDPTALQYIGGGAVGALVGTFVGLLFLPSLESAGQYTGSYLSGFSIRILAGLVLGISGCLALVATGTFVGPFSAAIVESAGIYAVRGTAGTLAGLGIGVTIGAVLGLGLDGLGGDVEDIDEIDIEEMTDGDVVAAMMEEFRQFSPRGANALIDERDAYIAHNLHDLREQGYDVLAVVGAGHKAGIERHLLNPEEIPTLESISGTASSRRFSPLKILGYLITVGFLAFFFLLIMAGVRNAFLLKLFAAWFLFNGLFAFTLARLAGARWTSAGVGGAVAWLTSINPLLAPGWFAGYVELRHRPVNVRDIQTLNEIVGDTERPIGEALDSMFDVPLFRLIMIVALTNIGSMIATGLFPFVVLPWLAPEIGGVDALMGQLLQGAQNSLELLRGFLS; encoded by the coding sequence ATGAGCGATGCAGGCGAGGCCGACGTGCCGGAGCCGCCAGCACCACCTGAGCGTGAGCGTGGCTCTGTCGAGGTCCTCGGCACGGCACACGTCTCGCAAGCGAGTGTTGACGAGGTTCGCGAGACGATCGACCAAGAGGACCCGGACGTCGTCGCCGTCGAACTCGACGAAGGGCGGTACCGCCAGATGAAAGGCGGCACGCCCGACGACATCGAAGCGGGCGATCTCCTCTCCGGCAACACCGTCTTCCAGTTTCTGGCCTACTGGATGTTATCGTACGTCCAGTCCCGGCTCGGCGACCAGTTCGACATCGAACCCGGTGCCGACATGCGGGCCGCCATCGACGCCGCCGAAGCGAACGACAACGGTGTCGCCCTGGTCGACCGCGACATTCAGACGACGATCCAGCGGTTCTGGAGCGGGCTCACCCTAACCGAGAAGCTGAAGATGGTCGGCGGGCTCGCGCTCGGAATCACCGACCCCCGAACGCTCGGGCTCACCTTTGGTGCCGTCGGCGGCGCGTTCCTCGGGTTCATCGTCGCCGCGTTTCTCGCCCCAGTGCTCGGCTTCGGTGACCTCCTGTTAGTCGGCATTACCGACCCCACAGCGCTCCAGTACATCGGCGGCGGCGCAGTCGGCGCGCTCGTCGGCACGTTCGTCGGCCTCCTCTTTCTCCCCTCCCTCGAGTCCGCCGGGCAGTATACCGGCAGCTACCTCTCGGGGTTTTCGATACGGATTCTCGCCGGACTGGTCCTCGGGATCAGCGGTTGTCTCGCACTGGTCGCGACCGGGACCTTCGTCGGGCCGTTCTCGGCCGCGATCGTCGAGAGCGCCGGTATCTATGCGGTTCGGGGCACAGCCGGGACACTGGCCGGACTCGGGATCGGCGTCACAATCGGTGCCGTCCTCGGACTCGGCCTCGACGGACTCGGCGGTGACGTCGAGGACATCGATGAAATCGATATCGAGGAGATGACCGACGGGGACGTCGTCGCCGCCATGATGGAGGAGTTCCGCCAGTTCAGTCCCCGCGGTGCGAACGCCCTGATCGACGAACGAGACGCCTACATCGCACACAACCTCCATGACCTTCGCGAACAGGGGTACGACGTCCTCGCCGTCGTCGGTGCCGGCCACAAAGCCGGGATCGAACGCCACTTGCTGAACCCCGAGGAGATTCCGACGCTCGAGTCAATTTCCGGAACCGCCTCGAGCCGCCGGTTCTCGCCACTGAAGATCCTCGGCTATCTGATCACCGTCGGCTTCCTCGCCTTCTTCTTCCTGTTGATCATGGCGGGGGTCAGGAACGCCTTCCTGCTGAAGCTGTTCGCGGCCTGGTTCCTGTTCAACGGGCTCTTCGCGTTCACGCTGGCGCGGCTGGCCGGCGCGCGCTGGACTAGCGCGGGCGTCGGCGGTGCGGTCGCCTGGCTGACGAGTATCAACCCGCTGCTCGCGCCCGGTTGGTTCGCCGGCTACGTCGAACTCAGACATCGCCCGGTCAACGTGCGGGACATCCAGACGCTAAACGAGATCGTCGGCGATACCGAGCGGCCGATCGGCGAGGCCCTTGATTCGATGTTCGATGTGCCGCTGTTCCGGCTGATAATGATCGTCGCGCTCACGAACATCGGGAGCATGATCGCGACGGGGCTGTTCCCGTTCGTGGTACTGCCGTGGCTGGCACCCGAAATCGGCGGCGTCGACGCACTCATGGGCCAACTGCTTCAGGGAGCCCAGAATAGCCTCGAGCTACTCAGAGGATTCCTCTCATGA
- the purM gene encoding phosphoribosylformylglycinamidine cyclo-ligase has translation MTDTDDEERDAEGLTYAETGVDIEASEDATAALLEAFGSDLRTEYAGLLDIGDRYLALATDGVGTKLLVAEAIEDFSTIGIDCIAMNVNDLVAAGVEPVAFVDYLAIDEPDEELTNGIGEGLAVGLEQADLTMLGGETAVMPEVVKGFDLAGTCVGLAGKDEIFDGEAKVGDALVGFPSNGIHSNGLTLAREAVTRDYEYADEFPLDPEKTIGEELLRPTRIYTDLLEPMRDHEVRAAAHVTGGGWTNLLRMGECEYVIDDPLPAQPVFEFVQAEGDVTDAEMHRTFNMGTGFVVALPEDRAEELAAATNGQVIGHVADGDTVEIRGLSLS, from the coding sequence ATGACCGATACGGACGACGAGGAACGCGACGCGGAGGGACTCACCTACGCCGAGACCGGCGTCGACATCGAGGCCAGCGAGGACGCGACTGCGGCCTTGCTCGAGGCCTTCGGCAGCGACCTACGGACCGAGTACGCGGGCTTGCTCGACATCGGCGATCGGTATCTCGCGCTGGCGACCGACGGCGTCGGGACGAAGCTGCTGGTCGCCGAAGCGATCGAGGACTTCTCGACGATCGGCATCGACTGCATCGCGATGAACGTCAACGACCTCGTTGCGGCGGGGGTCGAACCCGTCGCCTTCGTCGACTACCTCGCGATCGACGAACCCGACGAGGAGCTGACCAACGGGATCGGCGAGGGGCTCGCAGTCGGTCTCGAGCAGGCGGACCTCACCATGCTCGGCGGCGAGACGGCGGTCATGCCCGAGGTCGTGAAAGGATTCGATCTGGCGGGCACCTGTGTCGGACTCGCCGGGAAAGACGAGATTTTTGACGGCGAAGCGAAGGTCGGCGATGCACTCGTCGGATTCCCCTCGAACGGCATCCACTCGAACGGATTGACGCTCGCTCGCGAGGCAGTGACTCGAGACTACGAGTACGCGGACGAGTTCCCGCTGGACCCGGAGAAAACGATCGGTGAGGAACTGCTTCGGCCGACCCGGATTTATACTGACCTGCTTGAGCCGATGCGCGATCACGAGGTCCGCGCGGCGGCTCACGTCACGGGCGGCGGCTGGACGAATCTGCTTCGGATGGGCGAGTGCGAGTACGTCATCGACGACCCGCTGCCGGCTCAACCGGTCTTCGAGTTCGTCCAGGCGGAAGGGGACGTAACCGACGCGGAGATGCATCGGACGTTCAACATGGGTACCGGCTTCGTCGTCGCGCTTCCTGAGGACCGCGCTGAGGAGCTGGCCGCGGCGACTAACGGGCAGGTTATCGGGCATGTCGCCGACGGCGACACCGTCGAAATTCGCGGTCTCTCGCTGTCCTGA
- a CDS encoding YhjD/YihY/BrkB family envelope integrity protein — protein sequence MGLNVRGAAPFAKSVVAGIQEKNVTFMAASIAYQAFISLIPLLVLVFFLVSFLGGEGFAQQVSSATEGFLPESGQVILEDGIEGSTGSAGTSIIGLLILLWGSLKIFRGLDTAFSEIYASTEDNSLVDQLRDGAVVFGTIGVALVAAGATSIVFAFFPNSLFIGLLNPLLLVVGLTIAFLPMYYLFPDVDISVREVLPGVVVAAVGWAALQSLFQVYVALSSSSESAGPIGAILLLLTWLYFGGLILLVGAVVNATHSGHIDIEPEATADGDEALEAIPEDADRESFVDADQREHERLEARLTELRRERDQLRNDRESQRTRRYRLEDRVNGLEERVDNLEATNRELEAENEQLRRELAARRGSSWRRRLRGVLTRVRTLNIGVVEDRNE from the coding sequence ATGGGTCTCAACGTTCGCGGTGCGGCCCCCTTCGCGAAATCGGTGGTGGCGGGGATTCAGGAGAAGAACGTGACGTTCATGGCGGCCAGCATCGCGTACCAGGCCTTTATCTCGCTGATTCCGCTGCTCGTACTGGTCTTCTTTCTCGTCTCGTTTCTCGGCGGCGAGGGGTTCGCCCAACAGGTGTCGTCAGCGACCGAAGGCTTCCTCCCCGAGAGCGGCCAGGTCATTCTCGAGGACGGGATCGAAGGTTCGACCGGGAGCGCGGGAACATCGATTATCGGACTCCTCATCCTCCTGTGGGGGTCGTTGAAGATCTTTCGGGGGCTGGACACCGCGTTCTCGGAGATCTACGCGTCGACCGAGGACAACTCGCTGGTCGACCAGTTGCGCGACGGGGCCGTCGTCTTCGGGACGATCGGGGTCGCGCTCGTAGCGGCCGGGGCGACTAGCATCGTCTTCGCGTTCTTCCCCAACAGCCTCTTTATCGGGCTGTTGAACCCGCTGTTGCTCGTCGTCGGGCTGACGATCGCTTTCCTCCCGATGTACTACCTCTTCCCCGACGTCGACATCTCCGTCCGCGAGGTGTTGCCAGGGGTCGTCGTCGCAGCTGTCGGCTGGGCGGCACTGCAGTCGCTCTTTCAGGTCTACGTCGCCCTCTCGAGCAGTTCCGAGTCAGCGGGACCGATCGGTGCCATCCTCCTCCTGTTGACCTGGCTGTACTTCGGCGGCCTGATACTGCTCGTCGGGGCCGTCGTCAACGCCACCCACTCGGGACACATCGATATCGAACCCGAGGCGACGGCCGACGGAGACGAGGCGCTCGAGGCCATCCCCGAGGATGCGGATCGGGAATCGTTCGTCGACGCGGACCAGCGCGAACACGAGCGCCTCGAAGCGCGACTCACGGAACTCCGGCGCGAACGCGACCAGTTACGAAACGACCGCGAATCCCAGCGGACGCGTCGCTACCGGCTCGAGGACCGGGTCAACGGCCTCGAAGAACGGGTTGATAACCTAGAAGCGACGAACCGGGAACTCGAGGCGGAAAACGAGCAACTCCGTCGCGAACTCGCGGCCCGTCGGGGGTCGTCGTGGCGACGGCGGTTACGCGGCGTACTGACGCGGGTCCGGACGCTGAACATCGGTGTCGTCGAGGATCGAAACGAGTAG